The following is a genomic window from Syntrophaceae bacterium.
TCGGGCCTCTCCATGTAAACAAATCCCCCTTCCATCCCCCTTTGCGAAAGGGGGAGAAAGGGGGATTGATCTTACAGGAACCGGAAGATCCGCTGCCGCACCGCCTCGATCCGGCTCTTGTCCTCCGTGAGGGCGTAGAAGGTCCGCGTCTCCTTCTTCTCCCTGCGCTCCACGGCCTTGATGACCTCCATGTCGATCAGGGCCTTCACGGCGTTCTGGTAGTTCGACACGCTCTGGGCCTCACTGCGCAGGATTTCCCCCTTGCGGTACATCCGGGTCCCCAGCTTCTGCACCAGCCTGAGAAACTCCTTGTCGGGGCGCATGTCCTTTTTCAGGTAGGACGATCCGCGCGTGACGACCCAGTAGGACTCGATGTAGTTCTGGATGAGCCCCGCGTAGGGCCGCAGGTTGGTCCTCCCCTTGCCCTTGACCTCGATCCAGGCCTCGTCCCCTTTCTCGAGGCCCGCCACCATGCCCCGGTCCAGCAGGTAGGCCAGGGCCTCGTGGACCTCCTCGGCGTCCCCCTTGCGGTGATCGAAGATGAACTCGTGCCGGAACAGCCGCTTGAAGAACTTGTAGTCCTCCATGAGCCTCACCAGCGGGACCGTGTCCTCGCTCGTCGAGAGGATGGAGGCCGCCACGAACGACAGGGGCACGAAGAAGTGCAGGATGTTGTTCTTGTAGTACTCCAGGTGCAGCCGCTTCCCCTCGTCCAGGGAGTAGACGACCTCGGCGAACTCGTCCTCCTCGCCTTCCTCGGCGCCCATTTCCGTGATGAACCCTGCGGCCTTGAACTGCTCAAGGGCCTCGTCGATGGCCCGCTCGGGGTTGGCGAAGGTGGAGGCGATGGACACGCCGCGCGCGGCCAGGTAGTGGAACAGCTCGTGGATGATCTCCAGCAGGTCGTTGCGGGTCAGGCCGCGCTTGTAATGGCACAGCAACGCCGCCGCCACGAGCGCGAAGGGCGTCACCACGGAGACGCGGCTGATCTCGCTGACGACTTCGTAGCTGATCTTGCGGTAGAAGCTGCGGCGCTCGTCGGTCTCCATGGCCCCCGGCGGCCTGTCCTGGGCCTGCAGGGACGCGCAGATATGGATCGGCTCGCCGATGTTCAGGTAGACGCGCCCGTAGCGCTTGTTCAGCAGCCGGCTGCTCTTGATGACGGCACTGGGCCTCTCACGCTCCTTTTCGGCGCCGCCCAGCTCCTGGATGTAGGACTTCTCTTCCAGGACCCGGTCGTAGCCGATGAAGACGGGGATGATGGCCACGTCCCGTTGCAGATCCGTGCAGGCCTGGATGACCATGGAGAGCATCCCGTACTTCGGCATGACCATTTTCCCCGTCCGGCTCCGGCCCCCCTCGATGAAGAACTCGATGGGGTAGCCCTCGCGGAGCATGGTCCGGATGTAGGTCTCCATGACATGGCGGTAGACGACGTTGCCGCCGAAGGTGCGCCGGATGAAGAACGCTCCCCCCTTGCGGAAGATGTGCCCCAGGGGCCAGAACATGAGGTTCGTCCCCGCCGCGATGAACGGCAGCGGGATGTTGTGCTTGTAGAAGACGTAGGACAGCAGCAGGTAGTCGATGTGGCTGCGGTGGCAGGGGATGATGACGCAGGGCATGCGCCTCGAGAGGTCACGGACCCGGGCGAGCCCCTCCCGGTCGGCGATGACGCCGTCGTAGATGTTGTTCCAGAGCCAGGTGAGAGCCTTGTCGTAGAGCTCGATGTAGAAATCGACGTAGTCCGCGGCGATCTCCTCGAGATACCGCTTCGCCTGCTTCCGGACCGACTCGAGGTCCCTGTTCGAGGAGGCGGCGTGCTCTTCCATGAACCGCACGAGCGCGGGGTCCCGCATCGCGATCCGGATGATCTCCTCGCGGGGCTTGACGCGGGGCCCCAGGGCCGCAATCGTCTCGCGGTCGATCCGGCCGATCAGTTCGGCCCGCAGACCGCCGGCGACGTCCTGCAGGGACCCGCCGGCCGTCTCCTGGAGGATGCGCGACAGATCGATGGGCTCCGCAATGCTGACGGAGGTCCGGTGCTTGTACCGGATGAAGGCGATCAGCCGCCGCAGCGCGCCCGGGTTCTCCTGGTCGCCGAAGAAGATGTCCACCAGGGGGCGCTCCTTTTTCTCCCTCCGCGGGCCGTAGCTGACGGCCACGGGGACGACCGTGACGGGGACATCGAGTGACCTCTGGGCGTTGAGAAGCTGCACGAGCGGGTCCTTTGCATCGTCGCGCTCCGAGCCCCTCAGCGAGATCACGGAGCTGCGGCCCAGGCGGGTCAGCCGCTCGAGGGTACCCGCGGCACCCGGCTCGGCGGGGCTGTTCTTCAGCAGGGCGCGGACGGCCCTCGCGGCGTTTCTCCAGAGCAGCGTCCCCATCCCGTGAAAATAGATCGGCTGCGGGATATCCTTCCGCAGCCCCAGGTCGTGCAGGATCAGGCCGTTGAGGCGGCTGGGGTACTTCAGGGCGTAGACGACCACGCCCTTCCGGGCCAGTTCCCGGAGGGCGCGCTCGTGTTCGGGGGCCAGCTCGACCTTGGAGAGATACCGCGAAAAGAGCCGGTGGAAGGGGACGCGGATTTTCCCGTCCGCATCAACGGTGTGAGGGTCCACGGCGCCGGCAGGCATGCTGTGGGTCTCCGGGTTCATTGCCTCTCCGGGTTCAATCCGCGGTTTCGAAATCGTCCTTGAACTTGCGCCGCATCGTGTCCCGGACGAAGAACTCGATCTCGGAGGCCGAGTTGAAGGACATGACCCGATCGGCCAGTTTTCGGCACTCCTTCATCGTGACGGCGCGGATGATCTTCTTGACGCGCGGGATCACCAGGGCGTTCATGCTCAGCTCGTCGATCCCGAGACCCAGCAGGACCATGGTGTAGGCGGGCTCCCCGGCCATCTCGCCGCACATGGCGACCTTGATGCCGGCCTTGTGTCCCGCCTCCACGATCTGGCGGATGAGCTTCAGCACCGCCGGGTGCAGCGGCTCGTAGAGGTAGCTGACCCTCTCGTTCACCCGGTCGATGGCCAGGGTGTACTGGATGAGGTCGTTGGTCCCGATGCTGAAGAAGTCCACCTCGCGGGCGAGATCCCCCGCGATCATCGCGGCCGAGGGGACCTCCATCATGATCCCGACCTTCAAGTCCCTGCCGTAGGGGATGCCGTCGCGCTTGAGCTCCTTCTTCACCTCGTTGAAGATCCGCTTGGTCTCCAGCAGCTCCTCCATCCCCGAGATCATGGGGAAGAGCACCCTCGTCCGTCCGTAGGCGCTGGCCCGGAGGATGGCCCGAAGCTGCACCTTGAACAGGTCCACCTCCCGCAGGCAGAAGCGGATGGCCCGCAGGCCCATCACGGGGTTCATCTCCGCCGCAAGCCGCGGGTCGGACATGAACTTGTCGCCGCCGAGGTCGAAGGTGCGGATCGTCGCCCAGCGGATGCCTTTCGACTCGACGACCTTCTTGTAGGCGCAGAAGTGCTCCTCCTCCGTGGGGAGCCGGTCGCGGTTGATGTAGATGAATTCCGTCCGGTACAGACCGATGCCGTCGGCGCCGTGGTGGACGGCCGATGCGATCTCCTCCGTGAACTCGATGTTGGCCCCGATGAGCACCCTGTGCCTGTCGAGCGTGACGGCAGGCTTCCGGGCGTTCCTGAGGAGGCTGTCCTCGATCGTCTCGTAGTGCCGCTTTTTCTCCTCGTAGCGGCGGATGATCTCCGGGTCCGGGTTGACGATGACGGCGCCCGCCGTGCCGTCGACGATGACGACGTCCCCCGTCCGGACCTCCGTCGTGACCTTCTCGAGCCCCACGACGGCAGGGATCTCATAGGCCCGGGCCACGATGGCCGTGTGAGAGGTCTTGCCGCCCATGTCGGTGGCGAATCCCTGGATCTTCTCCACCTTCATCTGCATCGTGTCGGCGGGTGAGAGGTCGCGGGCGATCACGATGGCGTTCTCACCGATCCCCGAAATGGACTCGTGGTGGACCCCGGCCAGGTTTCTCAGGATCCGCTGCCCCACGTATTCCACGTCGCTGACCCGCTCGCGCAGGTACTCGTCGTCGACCTTGCTGAACACGTCGCGGTACTTGTCCAGGGTCATCCGCAGGGCCCACTCGGCGTTGACCCCCTTGTCCTCGATGTTCCCGATCGTCTGGCGGATGAGCATTTTGTCCCGCAGGATCATGATGTGAACGTCGAGGATGTAGAGGGTCTCGAGCCCCTCCTGGTCCTTGAACTTGCGCTTGATCTCCAGCAGCTGGGCCTCGGAGTCCTTGATGGCCTTCCGGAACCGGCGCGTCTCCTCGGCGAGCAGGCTCTTGTCTTGGATCTGGTAGCGCGAGATGGGGGCGTCGATTCGACGAAGGAGATGGGCCGTGCCGATGGCGACCCCCGGGGACACGCCCGTCCCCTGCAGGATCACGGTTCTGCGTGAATCGCCGGGATTCATGCGTCCTCCCCGAAGCGGCTGTCGACGAGTCTCTCGATGCTTTCGACCGCTTCCCGTGCGTCGTCGCCGTCGGCGCGCACCACGATGCGGCTGTCCTTCGGGCAGCCGAGGGTGAGAATGTCCAGCAGGCTCCTGGCGTCGACCCGGACCCCGTCGCGCTCGAGGGACACCTGCGACCGGCACCCCTCGAGAGCGCGGACGATCATGGCGGCCGACCGCGCGTGCAGGCCCAGTTCGTTCTTGATCGTGAGGGTCTTCTGAACGATCATCGCATCCACACGAAGACGGCGCAGAGAGCCACCGCACCGTAGAGAGTCGCAAGGGCGGAAAGTCCCTTCTTCACGGCCGCGTAGCTGGCCAGGACAACGAACAGGCCGGCCGCCTGCGTCAGCAGGCCGGGCTCAAGCGGGACCGGCAGCGGCCCGGCCGACGGGGCCAGCACCGCCAGGCCGGCCAGGGCAACCGCGCTGCCCCACCGGAGGCGCCTGGCCTGTTCGGGCAGATCGAGGCGGCGGATGAAGCCGATCCCGTTTTCCCCGTGCCGCCACCCTTCCAGGAAGCCCCGGATGCGCACCCGGAAGGGCACGGGGTTGTAGATGAGAAGGAAAACGACCGGGGCCAGGAGATAGCCCAAGATGGCGAGACACAGGGCTACGACGGCCGAAAAGGGCTTGAGAGCGCCCCAGAAGAACGTGTCCCCCAGCGCCGCGTAGGGGCCCATCAGGGCGTTCTTCAGCTCCGCGGCCGCCGATGGCCTGCCCTCGACCTCGAGCCGGGCGACGGAGCCGATGACGGGTGCAGCCATGTAGGGGTGGGTGTTGAACCTCCGCAGGTGCCGTTCCAGAAGCGCCTGCGCCTCGGTGTCCTCCGCACCCGTCTTTTCCCCCGCCAGGGGAGCCGCCGCGAAGGCGAAACCGAGGCCCTGCATCCGCGAAACATTCCACGAGGCCTGTATCAGGAGCGACCTCAGGAAGATTTTTACGAGCCCTTTCCTCTTCAACACTTGACCGACGCCGGATCGTTGTTACCTTGAGCAAGGAACCCGCTGCCCCGGGACCGGAAAACCGTCAGCCCCTGTCCGCCTCGGCAGCAGGAGGAAGGCCGAAATCAAACGAGAAAAACGTAACACGAACCGCGTCATTAGTCAATGCGTGCAGACGGTATGGGTAGCGTATCATATCTTGTGTCAGAGACAGGAAAGGGGTACCCCCAAGATTGCGAGATCCCATAAGGAGGTACCCCATGAGGACAGTCGGTTTGCCGATCAAGAGTTTGTCACAAGCGCACCGGATAATCAAGGAGATGAACCTGTCGCCGGAGTGGGATGCGGATTACCGCTCTGCGGCCCGTCAGGCCCTGGTCGGGATCTTGGAAGACCAGATGAACGACCGGCTGGACCGCTATCTCGACGAGGTGGGCCGCTCGCTGGCGGACCGGCGCAACGGCAGCTACTGCCGTCACCTGCTCACCGAGCTGGGGGATATCGAGCTGCGGGTGCCCCGGAGCCGCAAGACCAGCATGATCGGGGTGGTCCGGGCCTACGCCCGCCGCATCGGCTGCGTGGAGCGGATGATCCTGGCGTGCTTTGTCCTCGGGATCTCCACCCGCAAGATCGCCCACGCCCTGATGCCGGTTCTGGGCGAGCCCGTCAGCGCCACGACGGTGAGCCGGGTGGCCCGGAGGCTCGATGCGGCCGTGAGCGCCTTCCACAGACGGCCGCTGCGCCGAGCCTACCGGTTCCTGCTGTTCGACGGGGTGGTGCTCAAGCGCAGAACCGGAGCCGGGGCCTCCACGCGCGTCGTCCTGGTGGTCCTGGGGGTGACGGCCCAGGGCCGCAAGGAGATCATCGACTTCCGGATCGCCCACGCCGAGTCACAGAGCGCCTGGGAGGTCTTCCTCACGGATCTGTATCGACGGGGACTCACGGGCGAGGGGCTCGAGATGATCATCACCGACGGGGGCCGGGGCCTGCTGGCCGCCCTGCCCTTTGTCTATCCGCAGGTGCCCCTGCAGCGCTGCTGGGTGCATAAAACCCGCAACGTCCTCAACTACGCCCGCAAGAGCGACCAGGCCGCCATGAAGAAGGACCTGCACGCCATCAGCCATGCCGCCTCTCTGCGCGAGGCCCAAGCCGTCCTGCAGCGCTTCTGCCGCATCTGGCGCCCGCTCTATCCCAAGGCCGTCAAGAGCCTCATGAGCCACGAGGAAGAACTCCTGGCGTTCTTCCGGCTGCCCCATCCCAAGCTCTGGCCCACGATCCGGACCACCAACCTCATCGAACGCAGATTCCGCGAGGTCCGCAGGAGAACCCGCCCATGGGCGTCTTCTCCGATCGAACCAGCATGGAGAGAATCCTCTATGCCATCTTTACCCATGAGAACCTGAAAGAAAAAACCATGACCCCTTTCCTCGTCATGACACATAACACTTGACGTTACCACGGTATGCTCTTGAATTTTTCCGGTTTTTGTCGCTCTTTTCCCCTTGACAGGCCTTTTTTTTTCTGTTACTTACGCGTGCCGACGGGCGTCGAGGGCCGCAGTGGTTCGAAGCCATCCCGACAGGGATGGCCGATTTTTTGCGGGCCGCCGTGCCCCGGCTGCATCAGGACAACGGGATGAAAACCGACGGGAGGTTTCGCAAGTGATCTGCCAGACAATCAAAGCAGGCGTCGAGTGCGCGTTCATGACGAAAAACGGCTGTAGCTTCGTGGGCGGCAGCTGCCAGAAGATCGTGGAGCAGTGCGAGGGCTGCGGGAAAATCATCGAGACCTCGGGCGCAAAGTACTGCATGGTCTATCCGAACCCTGCGGGCAAGTGGTCCATGGGCATCTGCCCCCAGGCCACGCACAAGAAGGTCGTCAAGGAGGAAGTCGCGCAGAAGATCAACCCCTTGAAGGCCGCCAAGCGATCGGTGAAAAAGAAATAGACGCGGCTCCGGGACCCCCGCATCCGGCCGCACAGAAAGATACAGCCGATTCCCCGGGGCATACCCGGGAAATCGGCTGTTTTTTTGACGCGGCGCCGCGTGCACCGGACGCCCGCCCCCCGTAGCGGGCCCCTGGGTCATCGGCCTGTGTCTTCCCTAGCTCAGCAGGTCACGGATCGCCCTCAGCTCCTGCTTGACCCTCTGGAGTTTCTCCCGGCATTCTCCGCCGGGCGGCCGTTGCGCCTCCGGCTCACGCGTCAGTTCCTGGAGCCTTTTCTTCGCCCCGGCAATGGTGAACCGGTCCTCGTAGAGCAGTTTTCTGATGAGGGCGAGCGCCTCGAGGTCCTTTCTCCGGTAGAGCCGCTGCTCGGACTTCGTGCGGATGGGCCTCACGGTCCGGAATTCCGTCTCCCAGTAGCGGATGACGTGAGGCTCCACGCCCAGGATCTTGCTGATCTCACCGATGCGGAAGTAGGTTTTGTCGGGGATCTCGATGTCCACGAGATGACCTCTCACCGAAAGATGCCCGTCGTGAACCTGCTCCCGTCCTCAGCGGAGAGGACCTGATCGCCCCGCCTACTTGTTGTTGAGGGCTTTCTTGAGGACCTGGCTGGACTTGAACGTGAGCACGCGCCGGGCCGATATCTCGATCTCCGCACCCGTCTGGGGGTTGCGCCCCCTGCGGGAATTCTTCTCCTTGACGACGAAATTTCCGAAACCCGAGATCTTCACCTTCTGTCCCCGGGCGAGCTCATCCTTCATGATGTCAAAGACCGACTCGACAATGCGGGCCGAATCCTTC
Proteins encoded in this region:
- the ptsP gene encoding phosphoenolpyruvate--protein phosphotransferase, coding for MNPGDSRRTVILQGTGVSPGVAIGTAHLLRRIDAPISRYQIQDKSLLAEETRRFRKAIKDSEAQLLEIKRKFKDQEGLETLYILDVHIMILRDKMLIRQTIGNIEDKGVNAEWALRMTLDKYRDVFSKVDDEYLRERVSDVEYVGQRILRNLAGVHHESISGIGENAIVIARDLSPADTMQMKVEKIQGFATDMGGKTSHTAIVARAYEIPAVVGLEKVTTEVRTGDVVIVDGTAGAVIVNPDPEIIRRYEEKKRHYETIEDSLLRNARKPAVTLDRHRVLIGANIEFTEEIASAVHHGADGIGLYRTEFIYINRDRLPTEEEHFCAYKKVVESKGIRWATIRTFDLGGDKFMSDPRLAAEMNPVMGLRAIRFCLREVDLFKVQLRAILRASAYGRTRVLFPMISGMEELLETKRIFNEVKKELKRDGIPYGRDLKVGIMMEVPSAAMIAGDLAREVDFFSIGTNDLIQYTLAIDRVNERVSYLYEPLHPAVLKLIRQIVEAGHKAGIKVAMCGEMAGEPAYTMVLLGLGIDELSMNALVIPRVKKIIRAVTMKECRKLADRVMSFNSASEIEFFVRDTMRRKFKDDFETAD
- a CDS encoding HPr family phosphocarrier protein produces the protein MIVQKTLTIKNELGLHARSAAMIVRALEGCRSQVSLERDGVRVDARSLLDILTLGCPKDSRIVVRADGDDAREAVESIERLVDSRFGEDA
- a CDS encoding PTS mannose transporter subunit IID, which codes for MLKRKGLVKIFLRSLLIQASWNVSRMQGLGFAFAAAPLAGEKTGAEDTEAQALLERHLRRFNTHPYMAAPVIGSVARLEVEGRPSAAAELKNALMGPYAALGDTFFWGALKPFSAVVALCLAILGYLLAPVVFLLIYNPVPFRVRIRGFLEGWRHGENGIGFIRRLDLPEQARRLRWGSAVALAGLAVLAPSAGPLPVPLEPGLLTQAAGLFVVLASYAAVKKGLSALATLYGAVALCAVFVWMR
- a CDS encoding IS256 family transposase, whose translation is MNLSPEWDADYRSAARQALVGILEDQMNDRLDRYLDEVGRSLADRRNGSYCRHLLTELGDIELRVPRSRKTSMIGVVRAYARRIGCVERMILACFVLGISTRKIAHALMPVLGEPVSATTVSRVARRLDAAVSAFHRRPLRRAYRFLLFDGVVLKRRTGAGASTRVVLVVLGVTAQGRKEIIDFRIAHAESQSAWEVFLTDLYRRGLTGEGLEMIITDGGRGLLAALPFVYPQVPLQRCWVHKTRNVLNYARKSDQAAMKKDLHAISHAASLREAQAVLQRFCRIWRPLYPKAVKSLMSHEEELLAFFRLPHPKLWPTIRTTNLIERRFREVRRRTRPWASSPIEPAWRESSMPSLPMRT
- a CDS encoding MerR family transcriptional regulator, translating into MRGHLVDIEIPDKTYFRIGEISKILGVEPHVIRYWETEFRTVRPIRTKSEQRLYRRKDLEALALIRKLLYEDRFTIAGAKKRLQELTREPEAQRPPGGECREKLQRVKQELRAIRDLLS
- a CDS encoding integration host factor subunit alpha translates to MTKIDIIQNVCDKLGFSKKDSARIVESVFDIMKDELARGQKVKISGFGNFVVKEKNSRRGRNPQTGAEIEISARRVLTFKSSQVLKKALNNK